Proteins encoded together in one Cyprinus carpio isolate SPL01 chromosome B14, ASM1834038v1, whole genome shotgun sequence window:
- the LOC109102980 gene encoding protein atonal homolog 1-like, with translation MTAKAKLLHWSDGKFRERPEEFTLSEHSRLTRSDPRAWMTSASPAYSPSGDHYAHTSVDAAIDKYMSGASSPLTAESDLGGSKAHGGSKHNPTGPQRHRRVAANARERRRMHGLNRAFDKLRSVIPSLENEKKLSKYDTLQMAQIYITELSELLEGVVQSECIDLRDGCGASGNHGNHGPRSSAQTLRTSIPYAMDAPSSNFVPEKNDVTSNASDGESSHFSDMEEGQTAGR, from the coding sequence ATGACAGCAAAAGCCAAACTTTTGCATTGGTCAGATGGAAAATTTCGCGAACGACCGGAGGAGTTTACCCTCTCTGAACATTCGAGGTTGACCCGCAGTGACCCACGGGCCTGGATGACCTCCGCGTCCCCCGCGTACTCACCCTCGGGTGACCACTACGCACACACGTCGGTGGATGCCGCCATAGACAAGTACATGTCTGGAGCTAGCAGTCCTTTGACAGCGGAATCTGATCTGGGAGGATCTAAAGCACACGGTGGGTCCAAACATAATCCCACCGGACCTCAGAGACACAGACGTGTGGCCGCTAATGCCAGAGAGAGGCGGCGGATGCACGGATTGAACCGAGCATTTGACAAACTGAGGAGCGTCATTCCTTCTTTGGAAAACGAGAAAAAACTGTCTAAATATGACACCCTACAGATGGCGCAGATTTACATCACAGAACTGTCCGAGCTGCTGGAAGGTGTCGTGCAGTCGGAGTGCATTGATCTGCGGGACGGATGCGGCGCGTCTGGTAACCATGGTAACCATGGGCCCAGGAGTTCAGCTCAGACTCTGAGGACCAGCATCCCTTACGCAATGGACGCACCTTCTTCTAATTTTGTTCCCGAGAAAAATGATGTCACGTCCAATGCGAGTGATGGCGAATCGTCCCATTTCAGCGACATGGAAGAAGGACAGACTGCAGGACGCTGA